One part of the Kryptolebias marmoratus isolate JLee-2015 linkage group LG2, ASM164957v2, whole genome shotgun sequence genome encodes these proteins:
- the si:dkey-243k1.3 gene encoding endonuclease domain-containing 1 protein-like, which yields MQHLVILCALLPLLSSVQADVVERFEDVAECMKYFYNEKVPEWGSSTPGAARLCQRFVNRYHFATLYDTNNRIAVYSAYQFQPSNGGGREKRWFVEPQLVDMSWQAEMKDGYWLGVDHPEVYLGERQALNEDYTNSGFNRGHLNPNGHHAVPSRNATFTLTNVIPQNPKLNQDAWRIHESELTNLFLAKCSKAYVLVGATPSADHWIVKNNVKRVNIPDYIWNAYCCVDNNGRPIQSGAATARNTEDNWVEKLSLDELGEFLQQFSNLPVGELFYNNCKA from the exons ATGCAACATTTGGTCATTTTGTGTGCTCTTCTGCCGCTCCTGTCTTCTGTCCAGGCAGATGTTGTGGAACGTTTTGAG GATGTGGCAGAATGCATGAAGTACTTTTATAATGAGAAGGTGCCAGAGTGGGGGTCCTCTACACCCGGTGCTGCTCGTCTCTGTCAGCGTTTTGTCAACAG GTATCACTTTGCCACGCTGTATGACACTAACAATCGAATTGCCGTCTACTCTGCTTACCAGTTCCAGCCCAGCAATGGAGGTGGAAGAGAGAAAAGGTGGTTTGTAGAGCCTCAG CTGGTGGATATGTCCTGGCAAGCTGAGATGAAAGATGGTTATTGGCTTGGGGTGGACCATCCTGAGGTCTACCTAGGAGAAAGACAGGCTCTCAACGAGGATTATACAAACTCTGGCTTCAACCGCGGTCACCTCAACCCAAATGGACATCATGCAG TGCCCAGTCGCAATGCCACTTTCACCTTGACCAACGTGATTCCTCAGAACCCCAAACTGAATCAAGACGCCTGGAGGATTCATGAGTCTGAGCTCACAAACCTTTTCCTCGCCAAGTGCTCAAAGGCATATGTCCTCGTAGGCGCCACTCCTTCAGCAGACCACTGGATTGTCAAAAACAACGTGAAGCGTGTCAACATCCCTGACTACATCTGGAACGCCTACTGCTGCGTGGACAATAATGGCAGGCCCATCCAGAGTGGTGCTGCCACAGCGAGAAACACAGAAGACAACTGGGTGGAGAAGCTCTCTCTGGATGAACTGGGAGAATTTCTGCAGCAGTTCTCCAATCTGCCTGTAGGGGAGCTGTTCTACAACAACTGCAAGGCATAA